In a genomic window of Saccharothrix sp. HUAS TT1:
- a CDS encoding thiamine-phosphate kinase: MRPEPPRNADTVAEVGEFGLIRRVTAGRTQPPTTLLGPGDDAAVVAAPDGRVVVSTDVLVEGVHFRLDWSSPEQVGRKAAAVNLADVVAMGAMPTALLIGLACPADTPSAVIEGITAGLWQEATVAGAGVVGGDMVSSATLVISVTAMGDMGGLEPVTRSGAQVGDVVAVCGRLGWAAGGLAVLQRGFRSPVAVVGAQRNPEPPYAAGPQAAAAGATAMIDVSDGLLADLGHIADESGIGIDIRTELLEVHPRLIDVAAALGADARHWALTGGEDHALAATFPEPAAVPEGWRTIGTVRHGSGVTVDGRAYEKPPGWEHWR, encoded by the coding sequence TTGCGTCCGGAGCCGCCGCGGAACGCGGACACGGTCGCTGAAGTGGGTGAGTTCGGTCTCATCCGCCGGGTGACGGCAGGTCGGACGCAGCCGCCCACCACCCTGCTCGGGCCGGGTGACGACGCGGCTGTGGTCGCGGCGCCCGACGGCCGCGTGGTGGTGTCCACCGACGTGCTCGTCGAAGGTGTCCACTTCAGACTCGACTGGTCGTCCCCCGAGCAGGTCGGCCGCAAGGCGGCGGCCGTCAACCTGGCCGATGTCGTTGCCATGGGCGCGATGCCGACCGCGCTGCTGATCGGCCTGGCCTGCCCGGCGGACACGCCGTCCGCCGTGATCGAGGGCATCACGGCCGGCCTGTGGCAGGAGGCGACGGTCGCCGGCGCGGGCGTCGTGGGCGGCGACATGGTGTCGTCCGCGACCCTGGTGATCTCCGTTACGGCGATGGGCGACATGGGCGGGTTGGAGCCCGTCACCCGCTCCGGGGCCCAAGTGGGTGATGTCGTGGCGGTGTGCGGGCGGCTCGGCTGGGCGGCGGGCGGGCTGGCCGTGCTGCAGCGCGGGTTCCGGTCGCCGGTCGCGGTCGTCGGGGCGCAGCGGAACCCCGAACCCCCTTACGCCGCCGGACCGCAGGCCGCCGCGGCGGGCGCGACCGCGATGATCGACGTCTCGGACGGCCTGCTGGCCGACCTGGGGCACATCGCCGACGAGTCCGGCATCGGCATCGACATCCGCACCGAGCTGCTGGAGGTGCACCCGCGGCTGATCGACGTGGCGGCGGCGCTCGGCGCGGACGCCAGGCACTGGGCGCTGACCGGTGGCGAGGACCACGCGCTCGCGGCGACGTTCCCCGAGCCGGCGGCGGTGCCCGAGGGGTGGCGCACCATCGGCACGGTCCGGCACGGCAGCGGCGTCACCGTGGACGGCCGGGCCTACGAGAAACCCCCTGGCTGGGAGCACTGGCGGTAG
- a CDS encoding GNAT family N-acetyltransferase codes for MELFTLAYDHPDSAKLIAELQQVYVDRYGDADITPVDPAQFAAPLGHFAVGYLDDAPVACGGWRAHDEEQDSLRPGDAEIKRMYVVDAARGRGLARAVLSALEEAARAVGRRRMVLETGLRQPEAIGLYRANGYERIDNFGVYRHHPESLCFAKDL; via the coding sequence GTGGAACTATTCACGCTCGCGTATGACCATCCAGACTCGGCGAAGCTGATCGCCGAGCTCCAGCAGGTCTACGTGGACCGCTACGGCGACGCCGACATCACGCCGGTCGACCCGGCGCAGTTCGCCGCGCCCCTGGGCCACTTCGCGGTCGGCTACCTCGACGACGCCCCGGTGGCCTGCGGCGGGTGGCGCGCCCACGACGAGGAGCAGGACTCGCTGCGACCCGGCGACGCCGAGATCAAGCGGATGTACGTGGTGGACGCCGCGCGGGGGCGCGGCCTGGCGCGGGCGGTGCTGTCGGCGCTGGAAGAGGCGGCCCGCGCGGTGGGGCGCCGGCGCATGGTGCTGGAGACCGGCTTGCGCCAGCCCGAGGCGATCGGCCTCTACCGGGCCAACGGGTACGAGCGCATCGACAACTTCGGCGTCTACCGGCATCATCCGGAAAGCCTTTGCTTCGCGAAGGACCTGTGA
- a CDS encoding gamma carbonic anhydrase family protein: MAIYALGDFEPVIHPDAYVHPDATVIGDVRIGAHASVWPQAVLRGDFGRIEVGARTSVQDGTVVHCTEVHPTLIGAECVIGHNAHIEGATIADRCLIASGSVVLNGAVVETGSIVGAGAVVSFEGHVPARSMALGVPAKVREGHVVPDGAWQFAVDRYVENIAQYRKGLRRLD, from the coding sequence ATGGCGATCTACGCGTTGGGCGACTTCGAACCGGTGATCCACCCGGACGCCTACGTGCACCCGGACGCCACGGTGATCGGCGACGTCCGGATCGGCGCGCACGCGTCCGTGTGGCCGCAGGCGGTGCTGCGCGGCGACTTCGGCCGGATCGAGGTCGGCGCGCGGACGTCGGTCCAGGACGGCACGGTGGTGCACTGCACCGAGGTCCACCCCACGCTGATCGGCGCGGAGTGCGTGATCGGCCACAACGCCCACATCGAGGGCGCGACGATCGCCGACCGGTGCCTGATCGCCTCGGGGTCGGTGGTGCTCAACGGCGCCGTGGTGGAGACCGGGTCGATCGTCGGCGCGGGCGCGGTGGTGTCGTTCGAGGGTCACGTGCCGGCGCGGTCGATGGCGCTCGGGGTGCCCGCGAAGGTGCGCGAGGGGCACGTCGTGCCGGACGGCGCGTGGCAGTTCGCGGTGGACCGGTACGTGGAGAACATCGCCCAGTACCGCAAGGGACTGCGCCGGCTGGACTGA
- a CDS encoding uracil-DNA glycosylase yields the protein MGRPLEEIMEAGWAAALAPVADRIAAMGEFLRAEVAAGRTYLPAGENVLRAFQQPFHDVRVLIVGQDPYPTPGHAVGLSFSVSPETRPIPKSLVNIYQEYTTDLGHPKPTSGDLTPWAERGVLLLNRALTVQPGKSNSHRNKGWEPVTEQAIKALAERDAPLVAILWGSQARALKPLLGADRCVESVHPSPLSAAGGFFGSRPFSKANELLVGQGAEPIDWKLP from the coding sequence GTGGGACGTCCGCTTGAGGAGATCATGGAAGCCGGCTGGGCCGCGGCACTCGCGCCCGTTGCCGATCGCATCGCCGCGATGGGCGAGTTCCTGCGGGCGGAGGTCGCCGCCGGGCGCACCTACCTGCCGGCGGGGGAGAACGTGCTGCGGGCGTTCCAGCAGCCGTTCCACGACGTGCGCGTGCTGATCGTCGGCCAGGACCCGTACCCGACGCCGGGGCACGCGGTCGGCCTCAGCTTCTCGGTGTCGCCGGAGACCCGGCCCATCCCGAAGAGCCTGGTCAACATCTACCAGGAGTACACGACCGACCTGGGCCACCCCAAGCCGACCAGCGGCGACCTGACGCCGTGGGCCGAGCGCGGCGTGCTGCTGCTCAACCGGGCGCTGACGGTCCAGCCCGGCAAGTCCAACTCCCACCGCAACAAGGGCTGGGAGCCGGTCACCGAGCAGGCGATCAAGGCGCTGGCCGAGCGGGACGCGCCGCTGGTCGCGATCCTGTGGGGCAGCCAGGCTCGCGCCCTCAAGCCGCTGCTCGGCGCGGACCGCTGCGTCGAGTCGGTCCACCCGAGCCCGCTGTCGGCGGCGGGCGGCTTCTTCGGCTCCCGGCCGTTCAGCAAGGCCAACGAGCTGCTGGTGGGGCAGGGCGCCGAGCCGATCGACTGGAAGCTGCCCTGA
- the rpmB gene encoding 50S ribosomal protein L28: MAAVCDVCGKGPGFGKSVSHSHRRTNRRWNPNIQTVRAKVSSSTRQRLNVCTSCLKAGKVVRG, encoded by the coding sequence GTGGCTGCCGTGTGCGACGTCTGTGGCAAGGGGCCGGGCTTCGGCAAGTCGGTCTCGCACTCCCACCGGCGCACCAACCGCCGGTGGAACCCGAACATTCAGACCGTGCGCGCGAAGGTCTCGTCTTCGACGCGGCAGCGGCTGAACGTGTGCACCTCGTGCCTGAAGGCGGGCAAGGTGGTGCGCGGCTGA
- a CDS encoding DAK2 domain-containing protein: MQALDAVAVRQWADACVRSLDANREDLDRINVFPVPDGDTGTNLLQTMRSALDALLRTPVDGVGSALAALARGALAGARGNSGVILSQVLRGLAEAAQGASTASGASLRKALWRADELATAAVSTPVPGTVLSVLRAAAEAARDCASDDLDEVVTVAAKAGAEALANTPRQLAVLARAGVVDAGGRGLVVLLDALASVITGRAVRDEPVVVPVPREALTTAREDGSPEFEYEVMYLLDGTPDRDGSPDVEVLRDELLGVGDCVSVVGDGAGLWTVHVHCNDIGAAVEAGIRAGRPHRITVARFADQIAAQAPRFVRDRAIVVLVEGGGVAELFRSEGAVVLEPGAGVTAADLLALVVGTRARQVTVLPGSPTWREPLDDAVAQAVAAGQDVVVVPTFSPVQALAALAVHSPSRRAGDDVVAMAEAAAATRRGEVAVSDREAITWVGRCRPGDLLGMVDGEVVLIEPGAADVGGLACRLVDRMLASGGELVTVLLGQAAPDGVERVLEDHLRVAHPEVELAAYQGGQPGALLVVGVE; the protein is encoded by the coding sequence ATGCAGGCTCTCGATGCGGTCGCGGTCCGCCAGTGGGCGGACGCCTGTGTGCGGTCCCTGGACGCCAACCGGGAGGACCTGGACCGCATCAACGTGTTCCCCGTGCCCGACGGCGACACCGGCACGAACCTGCTCCAGACCATGCGCTCGGCGCTGGACGCCCTGCTGCGGACACCCGTGGACGGCGTCGGGTCGGCGTTGGCGGCGCTCGCCCGCGGCGCGCTGGCCGGGGCGCGCGGCAACTCCGGGGTGATCCTGTCGCAGGTGCTCCGGGGCCTGGCCGAGGCCGCTCAGGGCGCGTCGACGGCGTCCGGCGCGTCGTTGCGCAAGGCGCTGTGGCGGGCCGACGAGCTGGCCACCGCCGCCGTCTCCACGCCGGTGCCGGGGACCGTGCTGTCGGTGCTGCGCGCGGCGGCCGAGGCGGCGCGGGACTGCGCGTCCGACGACCTGGACGAGGTGGTGACGGTCGCGGCGAAGGCCGGGGCCGAGGCGCTGGCGAACACGCCGCGGCAGCTGGCCGTGCTGGCGCGGGCCGGTGTGGTGGACGCGGGCGGGCGCGGGCTGGTCGTGCTGCTGGACGCGCTGGCCTCGGTGATCACCGGGCGGGCCGTGCGGGACGAGCCGGTGGTCGTGCCGGTGCCGCGCGAGGCGTTGACGACGGCGCGCGAGGACGGGTCGCCCGAGTTCGAGTACGAGGTCATGTACCTGCTGGACGGGACGCCCGACCGGGACGGCTCGCCGGACGTCGAGGTGCTGAGGGACGAGCTGCTGGGCGTCGGCGACTGCGTGTCGGTGGTCGGCGACGGCGCGGGCCTGTGGACCGTGCACGTGCACTGCAACGACATCGGCGCGGCCGTCGAGGCGGGCATCCGGGCGGGCCGGCCGCACCGGATCACGGTGGCCAGGTTCGCCGACCAGATCGCCGCCCAGGCGCCCCGGTTCGTCCGCGACCGGGCGATCGTCGTGCTGGTCGAGGGCGGGGGCGTGGCCGAGCTGTTCCGGTCCGAGGGCGCGGTGGTGCTCGAACCGGGCGCCGGGGTGACGGCGGCCGACCTGCTGGCCCTGGTGGTGGGCACGCGGGCGCGGCAGGTGACCGTGCTGCCCGGCAGCCCGACCTGGCGCGAACCGCTCGACGACGCCGTCGCGCAGGCCGTCGCGGCGGGTCAGGACGTCGTGGTCGTGCCGACGTTCTCGCCGGTGCAGGCGCTGGCGGCGCTGGCCGTGCACTCGCCGTCCCGCCGGGCCGGCGACGACGTGGTCGCCATGGCCGAGGCCGCGGCGGCGACCAGGCGCGGCGAGGTGGCGGTGTCGGACCGGGAGGCGATCACCTGGGTCGGCCGGTGCCGCCCCGGCGACCTGCTCGGCATGGTGGACGGCGAGGTCGTGCTGATCGAACCGGGCGCGGCCGACGTCGGCGGGCTGGCCTGCCGACTGGTCGACCGGATGCTCGCCAGCGGCGGGGAGCTGGTGACGGTGCTGCTGGGGCAGGCCGCCCCGGACGGGGTGGAGCGGGTGCTGGAAGATCACCTGCGGGTCGCGCACCCCGAGGTGGAGCTGGCCGCCTACCAGGGCGGGCAGCCCGGCGCGCTGCTGGTTGTCGGTGTCGAGTAG
- the recG gene encoding ATP-dependent DNA helicase RecG has product MTTFDEKLVPVLGKKSADALEAGLGLTTVGELLRHYPRRYDERGKLTEIAGLELGEHVTVQARVKSARQRRMKSRSGELLEAVITDGTSDLHLVFFGRGSRKVERELLPGREAMFAGKVGVFNGKLQLAHPDYQVLDGGEGAAEQFAGAFIPVYPAAQGIQSWNVANCVEQVLAVWDGVSEDPLPEPLRAARGLVGLEKALRDIHRPDGWAAITVAQQRLKWDEAMAVQLTLAQRRRSATARPAPACPPRPGLVGDAFDARLPFELTAGQREVGEQIARDLAGEHPMNRLLQGEVGSGKTMVALRAMLQVVDAGRQAAMLAPTEVLAAQHARSLRELLGDLGQAGELGGAEHATRVALLTGSMAAAARKRSLLEIVSGEAGIVVGTHALIQDKVEFADLGLVVVDEQHRFGVEQRAALSGRAGGSTPHVLVMTATPIPRTVAMTVYGDLEVSALRELPRGRSPISTSVVPVASKPGWLDRAWQRIREEVGKGHQVYVVCPRIGDGEGEAEGGAEPPKEDGSDRRPPLSVVDVANRLAEGPLRGLRIDILHGRMAPEDKDAVMRAFAANEVQVLVATTVVEVGVNVPNATVMVIMDADRFGVSQLHQLRGRVGRGSAPGLCLLVTEMPDGTSTMERLRAVESTLDGFELAQLDLELRREGDVLGAAQSGTRSGLKMLSLLRDEDVIAEARVVAQEVVEADPELTAHPGLAGLVAGLLDEERAEYLEKA; this is encoded by the coding sequence ATGACGACCTTCGACGAGAAGCTGGTGCCGGTGCTCGGCAAGAAGAGCGCCGACGCGCTGGAGGCCGGGCTCGGCCTGACCACCGTCGGCGAGCTGCTGCGGCACTACCCGCGCCGCTACGACGAGCGCGGCAAGCTGACCGAGATCGCCGGGCTGGAGCTGGGCGAGCACGTCACCGTGCAGGCGCGGGTGAAGAGCGCGCGGCAGCGGCGGATGAAGTCGCGCAGCGGTGAGCTGCTGGAGGCCGTGATCACCGACGGCACCAGCGACCTGCACCTGGTGTTCTTCGGGCGCGGCTCGCGCAAGGTCGAGCGGGAGCTGCTGCCGGGGCGCGAGGCGATGTTCGCGGGCAAGGTCGGCGTCTTCAACGGCAAGCTCCAGCTCGCCCACCCCGACTACCAGGTGCTCGACGGCGGCGAGGGCGCGGCGGAGCAGTTCGCCGGCGCGTTCATCCCGGTCTACCCGGCGGCGCAGGGCATCCAGTCGTGGAACGTGGCCAACTGCGTCGAGCAGGTCCTGGCGGTGTGGGACGGGGTGTCCGAGGACCCGCTGCCGGAGCCGCTGCGCGCCGCGCGGGGGCTGGTCGGGCTGGAGAAGGCGCTGCGGGACATCCACCGGCCGGACGGCTGGGCCGCGATCACCGTCGCGCAGCAGCGGCTGAAGTGGGACGAGGCGATGGCGGTGCAGCTGACGCTGGCGCAGCGCCGCCGCTCGGCCACGGCCCGCCCGGCGCCCGCGTGCCCGCCCAGGCCGGGGTTGGTGGGTGACGCGTTCGACGCGCGCCTGCCGTTCGAGCTGACCGCCGGGCAGCGGGAGGTGGGCGAGCAGATCGCCCGCGACCTGGCCGGCGAGCACCCGATGAACCGGCTGCTCCAGGGCGAGGTCGGGTCCGGGAAGACGATGGTCGCGCTGCGGGCGATGCTGCAGGTCGTGGACGCCGGGCGGCAGGCGGCGATGCTCGCGCCGACCGAGGTGCTGGCGGCCCAGCACGCGCGGTCGCTGCGCGAGCTGCTGGGCGACCTCGGGCAGGCCGGTGAGCTGGGTGGCGCGGAACACGCGACGCGGGTCGCGCTGCTGACCGGGTCGATGGCCGCGGCGGCGCGCAAGCGGTCGCTGCTGGAGATCGTGTCCGGCGAGGCCGGGATCGTGGTCGGCACGCACGCGCTGATCCAGGACAAGGTGGAGTTCGCCGACCTGGGGCTGGTCGTGGTGGACGAGCAGCACCGGTTCGGCGTCGAGCAGCGGGCCGCGCTGAGCGGCCGGGCGGGCGGGTCGACGCCGCACGTGCTGGTGATGACGGCCACGCCCATCCCGCGCACGGTGGCGATGACGGTGTACGGCGACCTGGAGGTGTCCGCGCTGCGCGAGCTGCCGCGCGGGCGTTCGCCGATCAGCACGTCCGTGGTGCCGGTGGCGTCGAAGCCGGGGTGGCTGGACCGGGCCTGGCAGCGCATCCGCGAGGAGGTCGGCAAGGGGCACCAGGTGTACGTGGTGTGCCCGCGGATCGGCGACGGCGAGGGTGAGGCGGAGGGCGGGGCCGAGCCGCCGAAGGAGGACGGGTCGGACCGCCGGCCGCCGTTGTCGGTGGTGGACGTGGCGAACCGGTTGGCCGAAGGGCCGCTGCGCGGGTTGCGGATCGACATCCTGCACGGGCGGATGGCGCCGGAGGACAAGGACGCCGTGATGCGGGCGTTCGCCGCGAACGAGGTGCAGGTGCTGGTCGCGACGACCGTGGTCGAGGTCGGGGTGAACGTGCCCAACGCCACCGTCATGGTGATCATGGACGCGGACCGGTTCGGCGTGAGCCAGCTGCACCAGCTGCGCGGACGCGTCGGGCGGGGCAGCGCGCCGGGGCTGTGCCTGCTGGTGACGGAGATGCCGGACGGCACGTCCACGATGGAGCGGCTGCGGGCCGTGGAGTCCACTCTGGACGGGTTCGAGCTGGCGCAGCTGGACCTGGAGCTGCGGCGCGAGGGCGACGTCCTGGGCGCGGCCCAGTCGGGGACGCGGTCGGGGTTGAAGATGCTGTCGCTGCTGCGGGACGAGGACGTGATCGCCGAGGCGCGGGTGGTGGCGCAGGAGGTCGTGGAGGCGGATCCGGAGCTGACCGCGCACCCGGGGTTGGCGGGGTTGGTGGCGGGGTTGTTGGACGAGGAGCGGGCGGAGTACCTGGAGAAGGCTTGA
- a CDS encoding pyruvate carboxylase: MFRKVLVANRGEIAIRAFRAAYELGAGTVAVFPHEDRNSLHRLKADESYEIGEPGHPVRAYLSVEEIIKAARKAGVDAVYPGYGFLSENPELARACAEAGITFVGPPSDVLELTGNKARAIAAAREAGLPVLKSSAPSSDIDALVRAAEDISFPVFVKAVAGGGGRGMRRVEEPAALRESLEAASREAESAFGDPTVFLEQAVVEPRHIEVQILADGEGNVMHLFERDCSVQRRHQKVIEIAPAPNLDPELRGRICADAVRFARHIGYRNAGTVEFLLDPHGNYVFIEMNPRIQVEHTVTEEVTDVDLVQSQMRIASGETLDDLGLSQETVQLRGAALQCRITTEDPANGFRPDTGMISAYRSPGGSGIRLDGGTTGAGTVIGAHFDSMLVKLTCRGRTFSAAVARARRAVAEFRIRGVSTNIPFIQAVLDDEDFYEGRVTTSFIEKRPHLLTARHSADRGTRMLTYLADVTVNKPNGPRPSVVDPRVKLPAVDLNAEPPAGSRQRLVELGPEGFARWLRESKALAVTDTTFRDAHQSLLATRVRTRDLLAVAPHVARMTPQLLSLEAWGGATYDVALRFLAEDPWERLAALREAVPNITLQMLLRGRNTVGYTPYPEAVTSAFVEEATKTGIDIFRIFDALNDVEQMRPAIEAVRETGSAVAEVCLCYTSDLSNPDERIYTLDYYLKLAEQIVGAGAHVLAIKDMAGLLRPPAAARLVTALRKEFDLPVHLHTHDTAGGQLATYLAAIQSGVDAVDGAVASMAGTTSQPPLSAIVAATDYTDRATGLDLRAVCDLEPYWESVRKVYAPFESGIPGPTGRVYSHEIPGGQLSNLRTQAVALGLGQKFEEIESMYAAADRMLGRLVKVTPSSKVVGDLALHLVGAGVSPSEFEADPGRYDIPASVIGFLHGELGDPPGGWPEPFRSKALQGRAAPKGVAELTDEDVKGLEDDRRTTLNRLLFPAPTREFLAHRDAYGDTSVLGSKDFFYGLKPGEEYQVDLEPGVRLLIGLEAIGEADERGIRTVMATLNGQLRPIQVRDRSIAAEVPVAEKADRGNPGHVAAPFAGVVTPSVAEDDAVEAGQTIATIEAMKMEAAITAPKAGRVKRLAVRGVQQVEGGDLLIVLE, translated from the coding sequence ATGTTCCGCAAGGTTCTTGTCGCCAACCGCGGCGAGATCGCGATCCGGGCCTTTCGCGCCGCCTACGAACTGGGCGCCGGCACGGTTGCCGTCTTCCCCCACGAGGACCGCAACTCCCTGCACCGGCTGAAGGCCGACGAGTCGTACGAGATCGGTGAGCCCGGCCACCCGGTCCGCGCCTACCTGTCCGTCGAGGAGATCATCAAGGCGGCCCGCAAGGCGGGCGTCGACGCGGTCTACCCCGGCTACGGCTTCCTGTCCGAGAACCCCGAGCTGGCCAGGGCCTGCGCCGAGGCGGGCATCACGTTCGTCGGCCCGCCCTCGGACGTGCTCGAACTGACCGGCAACAAGGCGCGCGCCATCGCCGCGGCCCGCGAGGCCGGGCTGCCGGTGCTGAAGTCCAGCGCGCCCTCCAGCGACATCGACGCCCTGGTGCGGGCGGCCGAGGACATCTCGTTCCCGGTGTTCGTGAAGGCCGTCGCGGGCGGTGGCGGGCGCGGCATGAGGCGGGTCGAGGAGCCCGCCGCGCTGCGGGAGTCCCTGGAAGCCGCGTCCCGCGAGGCGGAATCGGCCTTCGGCGACCCGACGGTGTTCCTCGAACAGGCTGTGGTCGAGCCGAGGCACATCGAGGTGCAGATCCTCGCCGACGGCGAGGGCAACGTGATGCACCTGTTCGAGCGCGACTGCTCGGTGCAGCGCCGCCACCAGAAGGTCATCGAGATCGCGCCCGCGCCGAACCTAGACCCGGAGCTGCGCGGCCGGATCTGCGCCGACGCGGTCCGGTTCGCCCGGCACATCGGCTACCGCAACGCCGGCACGGTCGAGTTCCTGCTCGACCCGCACGGCAACTACGTCTTCATCGAGATGAACCCCCGCATCCAGGTCGAGCACACGGTCACCGAAGAGGTCACCGACGTCGACCTGGTGCAGTCGCAGATGCGGATCGCGAGCGGCGAGACGCTGGACGACCTGGGCCTGAGCCAGGAGACCGTGCAGCTGCGCGGCGCGGCCCTCCAGTGCCGCATCACGACCGAGGACCCGGCCAACGGGTTCCGCCCGGACACCGGGATGATCAGCGCCTACCGCTCGCCGGGCGGCTCGGGCATCCGGCTGGACGGCGGCACGACCGGCGCGGGCACGGTCATCGGCGCGCACTTCGACTCGATGCTGGTCAAGCTGACCTGCCGCGGCCGGACGTTCTCCGCGGCGGTCGCGCGGGCGCGGCGCGCGGTGGCGGAGTTCCGCATCCGGGGCGTGTCGACGAACATCCCGTTCATCCAGGCGGTGCTGGACGACGAGGACTTCTACGAGGGCCGCGTCACCACGTCGTTCATCGAGAAGCGCCCGCACCTGCTGACCGCCCGGCACTCGGCCGACCGCGGCACCCGGATGCTCACCTACCTGGCCGACGTGACGGTCAACAAGCCGAACGGCCCCCGTCCGTCCGTTGTGGACCCGAGGGTCAAGCTGCCCGCGGTCGACCTCAACGCCGAGCCGCCGGCCGGGTCGAGGCAGCGGCTGGTCGAGCTGGGCCCGGAGGGCTTCGCCCGATGGCTGCGGGAGAGCAAGGCGCTGGCCGTCACCGACACCACGTTCCGCGACGCGCACCAGTCGCTGCTGGCCACCCGGGTGCGCACGCGGGACCTGCTGGCCGTGGCGCCGCACGTGGCGCGGATGACGCCCCAGCTGCTGTCGCTGGAGGCGTGGGGCGGGGCCACCTACGACGTGGCGCTGAGGTTCCTGGCCGAGGACCCGTGGGAGCGGCTGGCGGCGCTGCGGGAAGCGGTGCCGAACATCACGCTCCAGATGCTGCTGCGCGGCCGGAACACGGTCGGCTACACGCCGTACCCGGAGGCCGTGACCAGCGCGTTCGTCGAGGAGGCGACGAAGACCGGGATCGACATCTTCCGGATCTTCGACGCGCTGAACGACGTCGAGCAGATGCGCCCGGCGATCGAGGCGGTGCGGGAGACCGGGTCGGCGGTGGCGGAGGTCTGCCTCTGCTACACCTCGGACCTGTCGAACCCGGACGAGCGGATCTACACGCTCGACTACTACCTGAAGCTGGCCGAGCAGATCGTCGGCGCGGGCGCGCACGTGCTGGCGATCAAGGACATGGCGGGCCTGCTGCGGCCCCCGGCGGCGGCGCGGCTGGTGACGGCGTTGCGCAAGGAGTTCGACCTGCCGGTCCACCTGCACACGCACGACACGGCGGGCGGGCAGCTGGCGACCTACCTGGCGGCCATCCAGTCCGGTGTGGATGCGGTGGACGGCGCGGTGGCGTCGATGGCGGGCACGACCTCGCAGCCGCCGCTGTCGGCGATCGTGGCGGCCACGGACTACACGGACCGGGCGACCGGGCTCGACCTGCGGGCCGTGTGCGACCTGGAGCCGTACTGGGAGTCGGTGCGGAAGGTCTACGCGCCGTTCGAGTCGGGCATCCCGGGGCCGACGGGCCGGGTCTACTCGCACGAGATCCCCGGCGGGCAGCTGTCGAACCTGCGCACCCAGGCGGTCGCGCTCGGGCTCGGGCAGAAGTTCGAGGAGATCGAGTCCATGTACGCGGCGGCCGACCGGATGCTCGGGCGGCTGGTGAAGGTGACGCCGTCGTCCAAGGTCGTGGGCGACCTGGCGTTGCACCTGGTCGGAGCAGGTGTGTCGCCGTCGGAGTTCGAGGCGGACCCCGGTCGGTACGACATCCCGGCGTCGGTGATCGGGTTCCTGCACGGCGAGCTGGGCGACCCGCCCGGCGGCTGGCCGGAGCCGTTTCGGAGCAAGGCGCTGCAGGGGCGGGCCGCGCCCAAGGGCGTCGCGGAGCTGACCGACGAGGACGTGAAGGGGCTGGAGGACGACCGGCGCACCACGTTGAACCGGTTGTTGTTCCCGGCGCCCACGCGGGAGTTCCTGGCGCACCGGGACGCGTACGGCGACACGAGCGTGCTCGGGAGCAAGGACTTCTTCTACGGGTTGAAGCCGGGGGAGGAGTACCAGGTCGACCTGGAGCCCGGGGTGCGGCTGCTGATCGGGTTGGAAGCGATCGGCGAGGCGGACGAGCGCGGCATCCGGACGGTCATGGCCACGTTGAACGGGCAGCTGCGGCCGATCCAGGTGCGCGACCGGTCGATCGCGGCCGAGGTGCCGGTGGCGGAGAAGGCGGACCGGGGGAACCCGGGGCACGTCGCGGCGCCGTTCGCCGGTGTGGTCACGCCGAGCGTGGCCGAGGACGACGCGGTCGAGGCCGGTCAGACGATCGCCACGATCGAGGCGATGAAGATGGAGGCGGCGATCACCGCGCCCAAGGCGGGGCGGGTGAAGCGGTTGGCCGTGCGCGGGGTGCAGCAGGTCGAGGGTGGGGATTTGTTGATCGTGTTGGAGTGA